One window of Dehalobacterium formicoaceticum genomic DNA carries:
- a CDS encoding O-sialoglycoprotein endopeptidase, translating into MMHLGIDTSCYTTSIAVMNDQGQLIKDLRKVLRIKPGDRGLMQSEAVFQHVQNLPLLFNELAQAFDMDQLQSVCVSTKPRPIEKSYMPVFTVCHGFGQMIAQIKKIPFYMTSHQEGHLMAGIWSADGPCSNEFIAVHLSGGTSEVLKVIKGQDHFSIEILGATTDLHAGQFVDRIGVSLGLPFPAGAHLEKLAHTYRGEIPYLTTGVKGTEFSFSGPETGARKLLDQGFPPEAVARSVEHCIATTLEKVLRQVIQGTGLKEILMVGGVAANAYLRQRLIYRLEHPAVGAMLYFADPKYSTDNAVGTACLGLKKYQN; encoded by the coding sequence ATGATGCATTTAGGGATAGATACCAGCTGCTATACTACCTCTATTGCCGTAATGAATGATCAAGGCCAATTAATCAAGGATCTGCGCAAAGTATTAAGGATAAAACCGGGAGACAGAGGCCTCATGCAATCGGAAGCTGTTTTTCAGCATGTGCAGAATCTGCCGCTTTTATTTAATGAGCTGGCCCAGGCATTTGATATGGACCAGCTGCAAAGCGTTTGCGTCAGCACCAAGCCCCGGCCGATAGAAAAATCTTATATGCCGGTTTTTACAGTGTGCCATGGATTTGGCCAAATGATTGCTCAGATCAAAAAAATTCCCTTTTATATGACCAGTCATCAGGAAGGGCATCTTATGGCCGGTATTTGGTCCGCCGATGGTCCCTGCTCCAATGAATTTATTGCTGTCCATCTTTCAGGAGGTACTTCAGAGGTATTAAAGGTTATAAAAGGGCAAGATCATTTTTCCATTGAAATTCTGGGCGCCACCACGGATTTGCATGCCGGACAATTTGTGGATCGTATAGGGGTCTCTTTGGGTCTGCCTTTTCCTGCCGGTGCTCATTTGGAAAAATTGGCGCATACATATCGGGGTGAAATCCCTTATTTAACAACCGGTGTGAAGGGAACTGAATTTTCCTTTTCAGGTCCCGAAACCGGAGCCCGCAAGTTATTAGATCAAGGCTTTCCTCCAGAGGCTGTGGCCAGATCTGTGGAGCATTGTATCGCAACTACCTTAGAAAAGGTTTTACGCCAAGTAATTCAGGGCACAGGATTAAAAGAAATTCTCATGGTCGGCGGCGTGGCTGCCAACGCTTACCTGCGTCAAAGATTAATCTACCGGCTGGAACATCCCGCTGTGGGGGCTATGCTCTATTTTGCAGATCCCAAATATTCGACGGATAATGCCGTGGGTACAGCCTGCCTGGGTTTAAAAAAATATCAAAATTAA
- a CDS encoding DUF2273 domain-containing protein, whose protein sequence is MEWGNLFLDLWKHHRGKTIGVILGLFFGLMVVVLGFFEAVFIAFCVVIGYFIGRRIDDNVGFRDFLDRIFNDH, encoded by the coding sequence GTGGAATGGGGAAATCTTTTTCTTGATTTATGGAAACATCATCGGGGGAAAACCATAGGCGTTATCTTAGGGCTGTTTTTTGGCTTGATGGTTGTCGTTTTAGGTTTTTTTGAAGCGGTTTTCATTGCTTTCTGTGTCGTTATTGGTTATTTTATCGGTCGCCGCATAGATGACAATGTAGGATTTCGTGATTTCTTAGATCGAATATTTAATGATCATTAA
- the amaP gene encoding alkaline shock response membrane anchor protein AmaP: MKLLNKILTLIFYLIIGIISLITLLMTLGWTTPLQYLNEVFNAFNTRWIIGVTAALVLIGALYLLVSAFLRDPVFNVKITSNETGEISITMPAVEALVKKAAFQIKGVKEVKPLIKHTGDGIALFLKVSMQPGTIIPQSAEELQTLVKEYLDQVAGLSVAEIKVLITHVSQESKSRVD; this comes from the coding sequence TTGAAATTATTGAACAAGATTTTGACGTTGATTTTTTACTTAATCATTGGGATCATCAGCTTAATCACCCTCCTTATGACTTTGGGATGGACAACCCCTTTGCAATATTTGAATGAAGTTTTTAATGCTTTTAATACCCGCTGGATCATCGGGGTTACTGCAGCATTGGTTTTAATCGGGGCTTTATATTTATTGGTCAGTGCTTTTTTAAGGGATCCTGTTTTCAATGTAAAAATTACAAGTAATGAAACGGGAGAAATTAGCATTACCATGCCTGCCGTGGAAGCATTGGTCAAAAAAGCTGCTTTCCAAATTAAAGGCGTCAAGGAAGTTAAGCCGCTTATTAAGCATACCGGGGACGGAATCGCCTTGTTTTTGAAAGTAAGTATGCAACCAGGAACGATTATCCCCCAGTCTGCTGAGGAGCTGCAGACGCTGGTGAAAGAGTATTTGGACCAGGTTGCAGGCCTCTCCGTGGCAGAGATAAAAGTATTGATTACCCATGTGTCTCAAGAAAGTAAAAGCAGAGTAGACTAA
- a CDS encoding aminotransferase class I/II-fold pyridoxal phosphate-dependent enzyme: MELDTRIVLAETAAEKTQQEINENVSYNLHKVLTAFRNHKISELHLQSSTGYGYNDVGRDGLEAVYREIFCGEEALVRHQVVSGTHAITLAYFGNLFPGDELLSVGTPYDTLLKVIGSEKKEMGTLRELGIAYREVPLAEDGSIDLTTVLDAISPKTKMVSLQRSKGYQWRPSLTIDEIAVVTKGIKSRWPHVIVFVDNCYGEFVEKKEPLEVGADLIAGSLIKNPGGGIAPCGGYIVGKKELVERAAMRLTAPGIGGEIGPSLGNNRLFYQGLFHAPHVVGEALWGAVFTASLCAGLGLEVMPQEDGIRTDIIQAIKMGNRERVLAFCQGIQRYSPIDSHVTPVAWDMPGYEDQVIMAAGAFVQGSSIELSADGPMREPYIVYMQGGTSRQHVKLAVTETIREMIMNGLL, from the coding sequence ATGGAACTGGACACACGCATCGTTTTAGCAGAAACTGCGGCTGAGAAAACGCAACAAGAGATCAATGAAAATGTCAGCTATAATTTGCATAAGGTTTTAACTGCCTTTCGTAATCATAAAATTTCTGAACTTCATCTGCAATCATCGACAGGATATGGATACAATGATGTGGGCAGAGATGGGCTGGAGGCAGTATATCGGGAAATCTTTTGCGGCGAAGAGGCATTGGTACGCCATCAGGTGGTTTCCGGAACCCATGCCATTACCTTAGCTTATTTCGGAAATCTTTTCCCCGGAGATGAACTTTTATCAGTAGGAACACCTTATGATACCCTGCTCAAAGTGATTGGCTCTGAAAAAAAAGAAATGGGCACCTTGAGAGAATTGGGCATCGCGTACAGGGAAGTACCTTTAGCTGAAGATGGGAGCATTGATCTTACCACTGTGCTGGATGCCATTTCTCCCAAAACGAAGATGGTATCCCTGCAACGTTCCAAGGGATACCAGTGGCGGCCTTCTCTCACTATTGATGAAATCGCTGTAGTGACGAAAGGGATAAAATCAAGATGGCCCCATGTAATTGTTTTTGTTGATAATTGTTATGGAGAATTTGTTGAGAAAAAAGAACCCCTGGAGGTGGGTGCTGATCTCATTGCCGGCTCTTTAATCAAAAATCCGGGCGGGGGTATTGCACCTTGCGGAGGATATATCGTAGGGAAAAAGGAGTTAGTGGAACGCGCAGCAATGAGATTAACAGCTCCCGGTATTGGCGGAGAAATCGGTCCCAGTTTGGGTAATAACCGGCTCTTCTATCAAGGTCTTTTTCATGCTCCTCACGTAGTGGGAGAAGCTCTATGGGGAGCGGTCTTTACTGCCTCCTTATGTGCCGGATTGGGATTGGAAGTGATGCCTCAGGAAGATGGCATACGCACAGATATTATCCAAGCCATCAAGATGGGAAACAGGGAAAGGGTCCTGGCCTTTTGCCAAGGTATCCAACGCTATTCACCAATTGATTCCCATGTCACGCCTGTTGCCTGGGATATGCCTGGATATGAAGATCAGGTCATTATGGCCGCCGGTGCCTTTGTCCAGGGCTCCTCCATTGAACTGAGTGCTGATGGACCGATGCGGGAACCTTATATTGTTTATATGCAGGGAGGAACCAGCCGCCAGCATGTGAAACTGGCAGTAACAGAAACAATTAGGGAAATGATCATGAACGGATTACTTTAA
- the lexA gene encoding transcriptional repressor LexA — protein sequence MYEDLSKRQIEILDYIKQEIKTKGYPPTVREIGHVVGLSSSSTVHGHLTVLEQKGYIRRDPTKPRAIEITDGSYIQMQREMVNIPIIGKITAGLPILAVENVEEHFPVPLDFINAKNELFMLHVSGESMIEAGILDGDYVIVEKTDIAGNGDIVAALIDDEATIKRFFKEKDHIRLQPENRFLPPIIVNDVKILGRVIGLYRAM from the coding sequence ATGTACGAAGATTTATCAAAAAGACAAATCGAAATTTTAGATTACATAAAACAAGAAATCAAAACAAAAGGGTATCCTCCCACCGTAAGGGAAATTGGGCATGTTGTTGGTTTGAGCTCCAGTTCCACCGTACATGGCCATCTAACGGTCCTGGAGCAAAAAGGATATATCAGACGAGATCCCACTAAGCCCAGAGCAATTGAAATTACAGACGGCAGTTATATTCAGATGCAAAGAGAGATGGTCAATATCCCGATTATTGGTAAAATTACTGCCGGACTCCCTATCCTGGCGGTTGAAAATGTGGAAGAGCACTTCCCCGTTCCCCTTGATTTTATCAATGCAAAAAATGAATTGTTTATGCTGCATGTTTCGGGAGAGAGTATGATTGAAGCAGGGATTCTGGACGGAGATTATGTCATTGTTGAAAAAACAGACATCGCCGGCAATGGAGATATTGTGGCAGCTTTAATTGATGATGAAGCCACAATTAAAAGATTTTTTAAGGAAAAAGATCACATCCGATTGCAGCCTGAGAATCGTTTCTTGCCTCCTATTATTGTGAATGATGTAAAAATTCTCGGTCGTGTGATTGGATTGTATCGGGCAATGTAA
- a CDS encoding transcriptional regulator, whose translation MIFGFGIRKKTVKELRKNRGYTAAELAQRLKINGSEILRVDDLQLKDVEEPLYSMILPILRGDDDDKIPW comes from the coding sequence TTGATATTTGGATTTGGAATCAGGAAAAAAACCGTGAAAGAATTAAGGAAAAACCGGGGCTATACGGCAGCAGAGTTAGCCCAGCGGTTAAAAATTAACGGGTCCGAAATTTTACGTGTGGATGACCTTCAGCTAAAAGATGTAGAAGAACCTCTCTATAGTATGATTCTCCCCATATTAAGAGGAGATGACGATGATAAAATTCCCTGGTAA
- the spoIIIAF gene encoding stage III sporulation protein AF, which translates to MLDTISSMVRNVTVIVLIAGFLEMLLPSGEIKKFVKSVLGLFILVTILNPLISLWDQNKSAEVFAWQDPIEGNRSLDTILGQSQEISQEMKEKAMVMYQDNTAKQMETVVKLIKGVSWVEATVKVAGENNNDPQGEIKHVNLIIGLKEKGVPPGEERGVSSKWKKLKSAYLKKKIMIRS; encoded by the coding sequence ATGCTGGATACCATTAGCAGTATGGTACGCAATGTCACTGTGATTGTGCTGATTGCCGGTTTTTTGGAAATGCTCTTGCCAAGCGGAGAAATCAAAAAATTTGTCAAGTCTGTCTTAGGTTTATTTATTCTGGTCACGATTTTAAATCCTTTAATTAGTTTATGGGATCAGAATAAGTCTGCCGAAGTTTTTGCCTGGCAAGATCCAATAGAGGGGAACAGGAGTCTGGATACGATTTTAGGTCAAAGCCAGGAAATATCTCAGGAAATGAAAGAAAAAGCCATGGTGATGTATCAGGATAATACCGCAAAACAAATGGAAACAGTGGTGAAGTTAATCAAAGGAGTATCCTGGGTGGAAGCGACAGTAAAGGTCGCCGGGGAGAATAATAATGATCCTCAAGGTGAGATTAAGCATGTGAATTTAATTATTGGACTGAAAGAAAAAGGCGTTCCTCCAGGGGAGGAAAGGGGGGTATCCAGCAAGTGGAAGAAATTAAAGTCAGCATATCTCAAGAAGAAAATCATGATCAGGTCATAA
- a CDS encoding DMT family transporter yields the protein MAWASLILAGIFEMLGVTSIYKFNKVRNWQSLILLLVTFGASLLFLSFAIKILPMGTAYAIWTGIGASGGALIGMIFYGDSKDWRRLVLIAMVIGAAIGLKLVS from the coding sequence ATGGCATGGGCTTCTTTGATATTAGCAGGGATATTCGAAATGCTTGGTGTGACTTCGATATATAAATTTAATAAGGTTCGTAACTGGCAATCCCTGATTCTTTTATTAGTCACATTTGGAGCAAGTTTATTATTTCTTTCTTTTGCAATAAAAATATTACCCATGGGAACTGCTTATGCAATTTGGACCGGAATTGGCGCATCTGGCGGAGCATTAATTGGAATGATCTTCTATGGTGACTCAAAGGATTGGAGGAGGCTTGTATTAATTGCAATGGTGATAGGAGCAGCAATAGGATTAAAGCTCGTCTCATAG
- a CDS encoding DMT family transporter — MNANWIQVFAAAFFEVLWVIGFKHADDFWTWTVTAIALFLSFYLLIKVGRKLPVGTAYSVFVGLGTAGTVISEILFFGEPFKLAKILLILLLLIGVIGLKLITEENEQEGAEC; from the coding sequence ATGAATGCAAACTGGATACAAGTATTTGCTGCCGCTTTTTTTGAAGTTCTATGGGTGATTGGTTTCAAACACGCAGATGATTTTTGGACTTGGACGGTCACCGCAATTGCCCTCTTTCTTAGTTTCTATTTATTGATTAAGGTCGGACGGAAACTTCCTGTAGGCACTGCCTATTCTGTTTTTGTAGGCCTAGGCACAGCAGGAACTGTTATATCTGAGATTTTATTCTTTGGAGAACCATTTAAATTAGCTAAAATACTTTTGATTTTACTTTTATTAATAGGTGTAATCGGCTTGAAATTGATAACTGAAGAAAATGAACAGGAAGGAGCTGAGTGTTAA
- the yneA gene encoding cell division suppressor protein YneA: MKRKYIKVKVNLSKFKTFCLFFAALMVCISLGFRALAANFTEEKNNSAYLEIIVKNGDTLWDLTEQHYQGQEDLRKIIYQIKEINHLEQTEIIPGQIIMIPQS; the protein is encoded by the coding sequence ATGAAAAGAAAATATATTAAGGTCAAAGTAAATTTAAGCAAATTTAAAACATTCTGCTTGTTTTTTGCAGCCCTTATGGTATGTATTAGTCTCGGTTTCAGAGCTTTAGCAGCCAATTTTACAGAGGAAAAAAACAATTCGGCATATTTGGAAATCATCGTTAAAAACGGTGACACCTTATGGGATCTAACTGAGCAACATTATCAGGGCCAAGAAGACCTTAGGAAGATAATCTATCAAATTAAAGAAATCAATCATTTAGAACAAACAGAAATTATACCCGGACAGATCATCATGATACCCCAGTCATAA
- a CDS encoding SpoIIIAH-like family protein yields the protein MIKKKNLFIGILFICFLWFGYQALDLHQLVEEDKVDETTGKIEIQPDFALDPDRKELITADSNPENTAGYDDFFVNYRIEREKMRSQQVEIMREIVDNPNSQSEMRQNAQEQMLTLTRNMENELKLENLIKAKNFEEAVVLIQAESVMVILKGTKLAQEESTRVADLVANTTGHPYEQISITTKE from the coding sequence ATGATTAAAAAAAAGAATTTGTTCATAGGAATTCTTTTCATCTGTTTTCTTTGGTTCGGTTACCAGGCCTTGGATTTACATCAACTGGTGGAGGAAGATAAGGTTGATGAAACTACGGGGAAAATCGAAATTCAACCCGATTTTGCTTTGGACCCTGATCGGAAAGAACTAATAACGGCTGATTCAAATCCGGAAAATACTGCCGGCTATGATGATTTTTTTGTCAATTATCGTATTGAACGTGAAAAAATGCGCAGCCAGCAGGTCGAAATTATGCGGGAAATCGTTGATAATCCCAATTCTCAAAGTGAAATGCGCCAGAATGCTCAAGAGCAAATGCTGACGCTGACGCGCAATATGGAGAACGAATTGAAATTGGAAAACTTAATTAAGGCCAAGAATTTTGAGGAAGCGGTAGTATTAATTCAAGCAGAATCGGTTATGGTAATATTAAAAGGAACGAAGTTAGCCCAAGAAGAAAGTACCCGCGTTGCTGATTTAGTTGCTAACACCACAGGGCATCCTTATGAACAAATTTCAATTACCACCAAAGAATAA
- a CDS encoding DUF4037 domain-containing protein, whose amino-acid sequence MQGLDLSERYFNEFGIPMIKEKFPQYQEQIAAGLVGSGSECFSFDDEISRDHDWGPSFCLWLNQETYQAIGVALQKEYEQLPGEFAGVPCRNVSVWGEGRTGVFEIGQFYKQFIGFDHVPADLLEWRLIPETYLATATNGRVFTDPSGEFSSFRQQLKAFYPEDIRLKKIAARCMTVAQSGQYNLMRTVKRGELVAAQCCETEFINGGISMVFLLNKEYKPFYKWMHKALKRLPILGEEMYQLYFDLVRTHQVSTGQEVYEKKAMFIEEICRQIIEELKLQGLTDSDSDFLLDHGPLVQRHIMDPRIQAMNVWVE is encoded by the coding sequence ATGCAGGGTCTGGATTTATCAGAACGCTATTTTAATGAATTCGGAATTCCCATGATCAAAGAAAAATTCCCTCAATATCAAGAACAAATCGCAGCCGGTCTGGTCGGATCCGGTTCAGAATGTTTTTCCTTTGATGATGAAATCTCTCGAGATCATGATTGGGGCCCATCTTTTTGTCTTTGGTTAAATCAAGAAACTTATCAGGCTATCGGTGTAGCACTTCAGAAAGAATATGAACAGCTGCCCGGAGAGTTTGCCGGAGTTCCTTGCCGTAATGTCAGTGTGTGGGGAGAAGGACGTACCGGAGTATTTGAAATCGGTCAATTTTATAAGCAATTTATCGGATTTGACCATGTTCCTGCGGACTTGTTGGAATGGCGTCTGATTCCGGAGACTTATTTGGCTACGGCCACCAATGGCCGGGTCTTTACGGATCCTTCCGGTGAATTCAGCTCTTTCCGCCAACAATTGAAAGCTTTTTATCCGGAGGACATCCGGCTCAAAAAAATTGCGGCCCGTTGCATGACCGTGGCTCAATCCGGTCAATATAACCTGATGCGCACAGTAAAACGCGGGGAACTGGTTGCTGCTCAATGCTGCGAAACAGAATTTATCAATGGGGGAATTTCCATGGTCTTTCTCCTGAATAAAGAGTACAAGCCCTTTTATAAATGGATGCACAAAGCTTTAAAAAGATTGCCAATTTTAGGGGAGGAAATGTATCAGCTTTATTTTGATTTGGTCAGAACCCACCAGGTATCAACGGGACAGGAAGTCTACGAAAAGAAAGCCATGTTTATTGAAGAGATTTGTCGGCAAATCATTGAAGAATTAAAACTCCAGGGGTTAACGGACTCGGACAGTGACTTTTTGCTGGATCATGGGCCTTTGGTGCAAAGGCATATCATGGACCCCAGGATTCAGGCGATGAACGTTTGGGTCGAATAA
- a CDS encoding DUF4125 family protein: MNMNKELIKQNKELIKQIVAMEWTMFQNVSNQGGRASCQDDPKTFEIMRSSQWVTWPEEALASYLEDLKIAFQDGRNLVTEKYARMMQSTAPLEFAQFQDQLPPLNQEMIRLIDDIVTIHLFWEEELMTIYPYLCQRGRPVYTSEDTPYATSIETYLRGELGTYSQKTLNLYYQHILKEKAEGINGSKRLLENTVKRYGFSSLEEANENVKLSAMKK, from the coding sequence ATGAACATGAACAAAGAATTAATAAAGCAAAACAAAGAATTAATAAAGCAAATTGTAGCAATGGAATGGACTATGTTTCAAAATGTTTCCAATCAGGGAGGGCGGGCGTCCTGTCAGGATGATCCTAAAACCTTTGAAATCATGCGTTCTAGTCAGTGGGTGACTTGGCCGGAGGAGGCTTTGGCAAGTTATCTGGAGGATTTGAAAATAGCTTTTCAAGATGGCCGAAACCTGGTAACGGAAAAATATGCTCGAATGATGCAATCTACAGCTCCCCTGGAATTTGCCCAATTTCAGGATCAACTGCCGCCTTTAAACCAGGAAATGATCCGGTTAATTGATGATATTGTTACGATCCATTTATTTTGGGAAGAAGAATTAATGACAATCTATCCATATCTTTGCCAAAGAGGACGCCCTGTTTATACCAGTGAAGACACACCCTATGCCACTTCCATTGAAACTTATCTGAGAGGGGAGTTGGGAACCTATTCCCAAAAAACGCTGAACCTGTATTATCAACATATTCTTAAGGAAAAAGCAGAGGGGATCAACGGCAGCAAACGTCTTCTGGAAAATACCGTTAAACGGTATGGGTTTAGCTCCCTGGAAGAAGCAAATGAAAATGTGAAGCTTTCGGCGATGAAAAAATAA
- the nusB gene encoding transcription antitermination factor NusB has product MSRRLAREKALQMLFQMDVGQNSLEMAKLTLLGAEISPQDESFVLKLVDGTRNCLEELDTCINQYAEEWDIGRMAKVDKNLLRMALYEMKYLEDIPHSVTINEAIDLAKKFGSEESGKFVNGILDKIQKESDFLKGRL; this is encoded by the coding sequence GTGAGCAGGCGGTTAGCAAGAGAAAAAGCTTTACAAATGCTTTTTCAAATGGATGTAGGGCAAAATTCATTGGAAATGGCAAAATTAACTTTACTGGGAGCGGAAATATCCCCTCAAGATGAAAGCTTTGTCCTGAAATTGGTGGATGGAACGAGGAACTGCCTGGAAGAGCTGGATACCTGTATTAATCAATATGCTGAGGAATGGGATATTGGACGCATGGCGAAGGTAGATAAAAATCTACTGCGTATGGCTTTATATGAGATGAAGTATCTTGAGGACATCCCCCATAGTGTAACGATCAATGAGGCGATTGACCTGGCCAAGAAGTTCGGTAGTGAAGAATCAGGTAAGTTTGTCAACGGCATTTTAGACAAAATCCAAAAAGAATCCGATTTTCTTAAGGGCAGGTTATGA
- a CDS encoding DUF3786 domain-containing protein → MFPYMIAEDKDTYNYKPAFEYAIKCFAAEDPLKMTGNSGAIFDPNQSMIRLKSLGQVFDIKYPEGNIVFSGSKHMPTWNWRWLILHYLSRADAAPIKNKLITYRELEHGNVNYSAILSKCIDPLVKNLLQEPVEQIKAACLILDASLEEGADVCAKMHLFPRFPLTIKLWLGDDEIKGSANILFDLSANHYLDTEAINEAAIMVSSFLIMQYELIF, encoded by the coding sequence ATGTTTCCTTATATGATAGCCGAGGATAAAGACACTTATAATTATAAACCAGCGTTCGAATATGCCATAAAGTGCTTTGCGGCGGAAGATCCGCTGAAGATGACGGGAAATAGTGGAGCAATCTTTGATCCAAATCAATCTATGATACGGTTAAAAAGCCTTGGTCAAGTCTTTGATATAAAATATCCGGAGGGTAATATTGTTTTTAGCGGTTCAAAGCATATGCCTACCTGGAATTGGAGATGGCTTATTCTCCACTATCTTTCCCGAGCTGATGCTGCTCCCATTAAAAATAAATTAATCACATACCGCGAGTTAGAACATGGAAACGTCAATTACTCGGCTATTTTGAGTAAATGTATTGATCCTCTTGTAAAAAATCTCTTACAGGAACCGGTAGAGCAAATAAAGGCGGCATGTCTGATACTGGATGCTTCCCTGGAGGAAGGAGCCGACGTTTGTGCTAAAATGCACCTTTTTCCCAGATTCCCCTTAACGATTAAGTTGTGGCTGGGTGATGATGAAATCAAGGGTTCTGCTAATATCCTATTTGATTTAAGTGCTAATCATTATCTGGATACAGAAGCCATTAATGAGGCAGCGATTATGGTTTCATCTTTTTTAATTATGCAATATGAATTAATTTTTTAG
- a CDS encoding tetratricopeptide repeat protein, which produces MADINSLNAQIDQLYREGRLREVEPLLKEVVELLKMKNGGQMDYASALNDLGGYYREMHEFEKSETAFLEATKIISEILGEDHPDYATAINNFAGLYRLMKIYPKAEEMFFRALKIYENTVGKEHFLYATGLNNLGLLYQDMEVFEKAVELHEEALEIIRKLEKNRITYATSLNNLASAYRALGKNDETTALLKEALEIYDETVGKNHPYYASGLNNLGSHYLVIGQYPEAEPLFLEALDILSGIFGPEHQKYLSTASNLGLLYEKLDQDQKAIQYHSEVAHTCGKIYGKNHPEYEQSMYTVARLKQKLGHQVKA; this is translated from the coding sequence ATGGCAGATATTAATTCTTTAAATGCTCAAATTGATCAACTTTATCGAGAAGGGCGCTTAAGAGAGGTGGAACCTCTGCTGAAAGAGGTTGTGGAACTATTAAAAATGAAAAATGGGGGACAAATGGACTATGCCTCCGCACTTAATGACCTGGGAGGCTATTATCGGGAAATGCATGAATTTGAAAAATCAGAAACTGCATTTCTGGAAGCCACAAAAATTATATCAGAAATTTTAGGAGAAGATCATCCTGATTATGCCACAGCTATCAATAATTTTGCCGGTTTGTACCGTCTCATGAAAATTTATCCCAAGGCTGAAGAAATGTTCTTTAGGGCATTAAAGATTTATGAAAATACGGTGGGCAAAGAGCATTTTCTCTATGCCACCGGTTTAAACAATCTGGGACTACTCTATCAAGACATGGAAGTATTTGAAAAAGCAGTGGAACTTCATGAAGAAGCATTGGAGATCATTCGCAAGCTGGAGAAAAATAGAATTACCTATGCCACCAGTCTGAATAATTTAGCCAGTGCTTATCGGGCCCTGGGAAAAAATGATGAAACAACTGCTCTTTTAAAGGAGGCTTTAGAAATCTATGATGAAACAGTGGGTAAAAATCATCCATATTACGCCTCCGGTTTAAATAACCTGGGCTCTCATTATCTGGTGATCGGTCAATATCCAGAAGCAGAACCGCTGTTTCTTGAAGCTCTGGATATTTTATCCGGAATTTTTGGTCCTGAGCACCAAAAATATCTTTCCACAGCTTCAAACCTGGGATTGCTCTATGAAAAGCTGGATCAGGATCAAAAAGCAATCCAGTACCATAGTGAAGTTGCTCACACCTGTGGTAAAATATACGGTAAAAATCATCCTGAATATGAGCAAAGTATGTACACCGTCGCTCGATTGAAACAAAAACTGGGACACCAGGTAAAAGCATGA
- a CDS encoding Asp23/Gls24 family envelope stress response protein has product MEHEVEQYTGSDGTIRIADDVVAVIAGLAATEVEGVAGMSGGIAGGIVEMLGRKNLAKGVKVEVGEKEAAIDIFVIVLYNVRIPDVALKIQENVKKAIETMTGLKVVEVNVHVQGVSFPSMEVKEEDTRVK; this is encoded by the coding sequence ATGGAACATGAGGTAGAGCAATATACAGGATCAGATGGTACCATTCGTATTGCAGATGATGTTGTCGCCGTTATCGCCGGATTAGCTGCGACTGAGGTGGAAGGTGTTGCCGGAATGAGCGGGGGTATTGCCGGTGGTATTGTAGAGATGCTGGGCCGAAAGAATCTTGCCAAGGGTGTCAAAGTAGAAGTGGGAGAAAAAGAAGCCGCAATTGATATTTTTGTCATTGTTTTATACAATGTACGCATTCCGGATGTGGCATTAAAGATTCAGGAAAACGTGAAAAAGGCCATTGAGACCATGACCGGCTTAAAAGTAGTCGAAGTGAATGTTCATGTCCAAGGTGTTTCTTTCCCCTCCATGGAAGTCAAAGAAGAAGATACTAGAGTGAAATAA